The Oceanithermus desulfurans sequence GCCAGCGCCAGACCCCAAAGGTAGGGGCCGACCGGCGTCGGCTTGCGCCGCGGCGGCGGCAGCTCGGCGGGGTCGGCGAGCCAGGCCCCGCCCGAGGCGCGGGCGAGCTCGCGCAGGTGTTGGGCGCCGTCGACCGCGGGCCATTCGCTGGCTTTGGGGGCGGTGACGGTGAAGACGGTGCGGTCTCCGCTGGTGACGCGCACGCTGCCTGCGAAGCCGCGGGGCAGCCGCAGGCGGAAGGTGAAGGGGGCGGTGGGCTCGAGCGGCTCCACCCGCCCTTGCCACTGGGCCAGCGGCAGCGGATCGAAGCGGCCGTAGACCCAGAGGACCGGTCCCTCCTCCTCGGTGGACCAGTCGTAGCGCGGCCGCGCCGGCGTCGCGGTGAGCCAGCGCGCCAGCTGCGCGAGCAGCCGTGCGGCCCCGGGGTCGTCCTTCCAGCTGCGCCCGAGGTCGGTGGCCAGCGCCGCGACGCGGCCGCCCAGGACCTCGCCCAGGGCGAGCAGGGGCCGCCCCGAAGCCGTCTGCACGACGACCTGGGCCCACCCCGGTGCGCGCGCCGGCAGCAGCACCGGGACCGGGGCGAGCTCCTGCAGCCCCTGGGTTACCGGGTGATCGCGCAACTGGAGGCGGAAACGGCCTTCGACCACGGGGGGCTTGAAGGCCTCCTCCCCCAGGAGCGCCAGCACCTGCGGCAGGGCCGCGGGCTCGGCCAGGTCCAGGAAGCGGCCGCCGCCCTCGCGGGCCAGCTGCGCCAGGAAGGGGCGGTCGGCGTCGGCGCCCAGCGCCAGGGTCAGGGTCTTGACCCCCCGGGCGGCCGCCTGACGGGCCCGCGCCAGCGTGCGTTGGGGGTCGTCTTCGAGCTGGCCGTCCGAAAGGACCAGGATCCAGCGGGTGCGCGCGTCGAGGGGCTCCAGGGCCTCGGCGGCGGCGGCGTAGGCCGTGGCCAGCTGGGTTCCGCCGCGGGCCTCGAGCGCGTCCAGGCGGGTCTCCGCTTCGCGTTTCGCGCGGTAGGTCATGGCCCTGGGCGCGAGCAGCCAGCGGCTGCGGGAGGCGAAGGTGACGATGCCCAGGGTGTCTTCGGGGCCGGCGGCGTCCACGAGTTTGCGGGCCCCCTCGACGGCGCGCGCCAGCTTGCTGGGCGTGCCGAGGCCCATCGAGCCCGAGACGTCCAGGACCAGCACCAGTGCCGCACCCTCCTGGGGTTCGGGTTCCAGGGGGATCTTTTCCGCCAGCAGGGTGCGCTGCCAGCCGCCGAAGAAGAGGCCCTTGGGGGTGGCGGTCCAAAGCACCGCGCCGCCCTCGCGCAGGTAGCGCTCGAGCCGCGCCCGATCCGCGACGTTCCAGGCCTCCGCGGGGCCGCCGATCACCAGCAGTTCGGGCGTCTCGGCCAGGTCGGCGGGGGTCCCCTCGGCCACGTCCCAGCCTGCGGCCCGCAGGTAGGTGGCCGCCGCGGGGTCGTCCACCACCAGCGCCCGCCCCGGGCCAAGGGGGTCGAGCGTCACCTCGGCACGGTCGCGGCCGATGGGGGTCTCGAGCCGCACGCGCACCGTAGTGCGCCGTTCCAGCTCGAAGCGGTAGGGCACCGAGCTGGTGCCCGCCGGCAGCGGGCGCTCGTACCGGGTCGTCGTTCCGCCGCCCTGGAAGCTCAGCTGCGCCGAAGTGGGCTCGGTGCTCTCGAGTACGGCGCGCACCTCCACCGTCTCGCCAAGCCTGGGCGCCGCCGGAGCGATCAGGCGGGCGATCCGGGCGTTCGGCCGCGGGGCGACGTGCAGGACGTAGACGGGCACCGGGCTGTAGACCCGGCCGCTCCAGAGACCGTCCGAGATCAGCACAATGCGGTCGGGCGAGCGCGCGAGGACCGCGTCCACAGCGGGTTGCACCCGGGTGTGCCGGCCCAGGTCGTTGCGGCGGGCGCCGGGGCCGGGCAGCGGCTCGGCGCGCTCGGCGAAGGCCCAAAAGCGGGTGCCGGGCGCCTCCAGCCCGGCCGCGACGCGGCCGGCTTCGGCGGGCGCCGAAGGGCTCTGGTCGATCAGCACCGCGGTGCGTTCGTACGCAAGCGGCAGCGTGGGGCCGGCCGCCCCCAGCACCAGCAACAGCACCACCAGGCGCAGGAGCGGCTCCCGCACCCCCAAGAGCAGCAGGAGCGCGATCAGGAAGCCCGGCTGTTCGAAGCCCAAGGCCTAGCCTCCGCGCGCCGCGCCGAAACGGCGCTCCACGTAGTCCTCCAGGATCTGCACGAACCGTTCGGGAATGCCTTCGCCGCTCAGGGTGGTGTAGAGCTCGCCGTCCACGTAGACCGGGGCCCGGGGCGCCTCGCCCGAGCCGGGCAGGCTGATGCCCACGTCGGCGTGCTTGGACTCGCCGGGACCGTTGACGACGCAGCCCATCACCGCCACCTTCAGCTCTTCCACGCCCGGGTAGCGGGTGCGCCAGGCGTCCATTTTGAGCGCCAGGTAGCGGCTCACCTCCTGGGCCAGCTCCTGGAAGAAGCTGCTGGTGGTGCGCCCGCAGCCGGGGCAGGCGCTCACCGAGGGAGCGAAGCGGCGCACCCCCACGGCCTGCAGGATCTCCTTGGCCACCTCCACCTCGCGGGTGCGCGGCTCGCCCGGCACCGGCGTGAGCGAGACCCGCAGGGTGTCGCCGATGCCCTCGGCCAGCAGCGGCGTCACCGCCGCGGTGCTGAAGACGACGCCGCGGTCGCCCATCCCCGCCTCGGTGAGGCCCAGGTGCAGGGCGTAGGGGCTCTTCGCCAGCTCGCGGTAGACGACCCAGAGGTCGGCCGGGGCCGAAACCTTGGCGCTGAGCACGATGCGGTCGCGCGCGAGGCCGATCTCCTCGGCCAGCTCGGCCGAGCGCTGCACCGAGACCACCAGGGTCTCGAGCAGCACCTCGTGGGCCGTCTTCGGCTGGGGGCGCCGGGCGTTGGCGTCCATGATCTCGGCCAGCAGCGCCTGGTCGAGGCTGCCCCAGTTGCCGCCGATGCGCACCGGTTTGCCGTGTTCGATGGCCGCCTCCACCATCGTGCGGAAGTTGTCTGCGGCCTTGGCCTTCGCCCCCACGGTGCCCGGGTTGATGCGGTACTTGTCGAGGGTGCGGGCCATCTCGGGGTAGCGCGCCAGCAGCAGGTGGCCGTTGAAGTGGAAGTCGCCCACCAGCGGCACGTCCAGGCCCTCGTCCTCGAGGCGCATGCGGATCTCGGGCACGGCCCGGGCCGCGGCCTCGCTGTTGACGGTGATGCGCACGATCTCGCTGCCCGCGCGGGCCAGCCCGGCCACCTGGCGCGCGGTGGCCGCGGCGTCGGCGGTGTCGGTGTTGGTCATCGACTGCACGCGCACGGGCTCGCCGCCCCCCAGGGCCACGGAGCCCACGCGCACGGTCGGGGTGCTTCGTTTCACGTCTTCAAGGGTAACAGGGGAGGGAATGAAGGGGGTGGGAAGGGAGGCGGCTCGTGGCCTGTGGCCTGTGGCTTGTGGAACTCCGTTCGCTTGCTGGTCCCTATAGCGGCTAACCGCCTACCACCCACTACCCACTACCTGCCGCCGTTTTTTCGTCATCCCCGGCGAGGTGCGGAGCGTCGAGATCGGGGATCTTATCGTTGCCGCGGGTGGTTACGGGTGAACTTATGCGCTGACGTTGCCAACCGTATTTCAAGCGAACGGTTCTGCGACCGCACACCCAGCAAGATTCCGGCTCTCGGGGGCCATGCGGCCCCCTCGTCCGGAATGACGGATAACGGCGGTGCGTGGTACGTAGTACGTGGTGTGTAAGTGGAAATATGGACAGAGGAAGTGCAAGGCGCGACGGTTAGCGGTCGTAAACCCGCCAGCCTGTCTCTTTATAACTCCAAAGCCCCGAAGACCCGGCACTTTTGTGCCTCCTTCGTCACCTGCATCCCACCCCCTACATCCCACACTTCCTTTCGTCATCCCCGACGAGGCGCAGAGCGCCGAGATCGGGGATCTTATGGTTGTTGCGTAAGCCTAACGAACCGATGCACCGACCGCAACTTTCGTGCTTTGAGCGGTCGGGCTCTAATCCGTAAATCTAGATTCCGGGCCTGTCCCGGACTCGATCCGCGACCTCGCGGGCCTGGGACCCCTCGTCCGGAATGACGGATAACGGCGGTGCGTGGTGCATGGCGGTTTTGAAAAGGCGGCCCGCCCGCGAACCGGAGCGGCGGGCGGGCCGCCTGGGGGCTACTCGCGGATCTTGTACCCCGCCTCGAGAACCGCGGTAACGATCCGGCCCATCTCCTCGTCCACCTCGGCGTCGGTGAGGGTGCGGTCCGGGTGGCGGAAGGACAGGTGGTAGGCCAGGCTCTTCTGCCCTTCGGCGAGCGGCCGGCCGCGGTAGACGTCGAAGAGCTCGGCCGCCTCAAGGTAGGGGCCGCCGAAGCGGCGGACCAGGTCGAGGATCTCGACGTGGGGCACGTTCTCGGGCACCACCACCGCGAGGTCGCGCCGCGCCGGCGGGAACTTGGGCAGGTCGCGGAAGCTGCGCTCGGCCTCGGGCAGCGGCAGCACCAGCTCGAAGAGGTGAACCGGGCCCTGCTCCAGCGCCTCCTCCACCTGGGGGTGGAGCCGGCCGATGAAACCGCGCGGCTCGTCGTTCCAGAAGACGGTGCCGCTCACGCCCGGGTGCAGGGGCGGGTGCGGCTGGGGCCGCACCTCCACCCGCGCTCCGGCGCGCGCCGCCAGCGCCTCGAGCACCCCCTTGACGGCCGGGTAGCCCTCGCCGAAGGCGGGCTGCCAGCCGGCCTCGACCAGCGGCCCGCCCAGCACCGCCGCCAGCCGGGTCTCCTCGACGTCGAGGAAGACGTGGCCCAGCTCGAAGAAGAAGCGGTGGCGCTCCTCGCGGTTGGCCGCCAGGGTTTCGAGCAGCCCCGGGTAGAGGGCGGTGCGCAGGGCGTTCTTGCTTTGGTCCATCGGGTTCTTGAGGAAGCGGCGCGGTTCGGGGGCGCGGGCGAGGCTCAGGTAGGCGGGGCTCAGCCAGGTGTAGTTGATGGCCTCCCAGCCCCCCAGCCCGCGCATGGCGCGGCGCAGGGCCTCCTCGCGCCGGTAGGGCTCCTCGGCGTTCAGGTTGTCGGGGGCGGGAATCAGCGCCAGCGGCTCGGTGGGCACGTGCTCGTAGCCGAGGATGCGCCCCACCTCTTCCACCAGGTCCTCCTCGATGTTCAGGTCCACCCGCCAGGTGGGCGGCCGCACCGCGTAGGGCTCGGCCTCGCCGGCGACCTCGCAACCCAGGCGCTCGAGCGCGGCCAGCTGGCTCGCGGCGTCGAAGCCGGTGCCGAGCAGCCGGTTGGCGTAGCCGGGGCGGAAGGGCACCTCGCGCCGCGGCTTGTCGCCGCCGACGTCGACCACCACGTCGCCGACGGTGCAACCGCTCCAGCGCTGCAGCAGGTGCAAGAAGCGCGCCGCCGCCCGCGGCGGCAGGTTGGGGTCGACCCCGCGCTCGAAGCGGTAGCTGGAGTCGGTGGAAAGCCCCAGGCGGCGGGCGGTCAGGCGCACCCGTACCGGGTCGAAGTGGGCCGCCTCCAGCACCACCTCGCGGGTCTTCTCGGTGACCTCGGAGTTGGCCGCGCCCATCACCCCGGCGACGGCCACCGGCTCGGTGCCGCCGGCGACCTTGCGGGCGATCACCAGGTCGTCGGGCACCAGCCGCCGCTCCTCACCGTCGAGGGTGACGATCTTCTCGCCGGCCTTCGCGCGGCGCACCACGATGCCCCCCGCCACCTCCTCCAGGTCGAAGGCGTGCAGCGGGCCGCCGAGCTCCCACATGGTGTAGTTGGTGGCGTCCACCACGTTGTTGATGGGCCTGAGCCCCACGGCCAGGAGCCGGCGCTGGGCCTCGAGGGGGCTGGGGCCGATCTCCAGGCCGCCGGCGTAGCGGGCCAGGTAGCGGTCGCAGCCCTCGGGGTCTTCGACCTCCACGGTTACGAAGCGGGCGACCGGGCTTTCCTCGACGTCCACAGGGGGTTCGACCAGCTCGAGCTCCAGCTTGGCCGCCAGGTCGCGGGCCACCCCCAGCACGCTGAAGGCGTCGGCGCGGTTGGGGGTCAGCTCCAGCTCGAAGACGACCTCCTCGGGCCAGACCTCGGCCAGCTCGCGGCCGGGCTCGAGCGCGTCCGCGGGCAGCTCCAGCAGCCCGCCGGCGTACTCGCCCACGCCCAGCTCCGCCGGGCTGAGGGCCATGCCCGCGCTCGTCACGCCGTGAATGTTGCGCTCGCCGATCTCGGTTCCGTCGGGCAGGACCACGCCCGGGCGGGCCACCGCCAGGCCGATGCCGGCGCGGGCGCCCTGCGCACCGCTCACCAGGGTGACGACCTCGCGGCCCACGTCGACCTCGAGCTTCTTGAGTTCGGTACCCGGGACCTCCTCGGCCTGCAGCACCCGGCCGAAGACGACGCCCGCGGGCGGGGCGGGCAGCCGGCGCACCTCCTCCACCGCCAGCCCCAGGCGGTCGAGCACCTCGCGCACGGCCTCGGGCTCGGGGAGGCCGGGCAGGAATTCGCGCAACCAGGAATAGGGTACGTTCATCGCAGACCTCCTAAGGGCGCGGGAACTGGCGCAGGAAGGCCAGCCGGTTGGAGTAGAAGTAGCGGATGTCGGGGATGCCGTAGCGCAGCATGGCGATGCGCTCGACGCCCAGACCGAAGGCGAAGCCGGTCACGTTTTCGTAGACGCGCGGCCGGCCGGCCTTCTCGCGGGCGTCGTCGGCCGCCTTGAAGACCGCCGGGTGGACCATGCCGGCCCCGCCCAGCTCGAGCCAGCTACCCTCGCCGGTGCGCGGATTGGTCCACCAGACGAGGAACTCGACCCCCGGTTCGACGAAGGGGAAGAAGCTGGGTTGCAGCCGCACCCGGGCCTCCTCGCCGTACAGCGCCCGCGCCATCGTGAGCAGCGCCCCCTTGAGGTGGGCCAGGGTGATGCCCTCGCCCACCGCCAGCCCTTCGAGCTGGTGGAACATCGCCTCGTGGGTGGCGTCGGTGGCCTCGTGGCGGTAGACCTTGCCGGGCACCACGATCTGGAAGGGCGGGGTGTGGGCCTCCATGTAGCGCACCTGCATCGGCGAGGTGTGGGTGCGCAGCAGGTGGCCGTCTTCGAGCCAGAAGGTGTCCCACATGTCGCGCGCCGGATGGTGGGGCGGGATGTTGAGGGCGTCGAAGTTATGGAACTCGTCCTCCGCCTCCGGGCCCGTCACCGCCTGGTAGCCCATGCGCCGGAAGACGTTGACCAGCTCATCGAGAATCTGGGTAGCGACGTGGTAGCCGCCCGGCGCCAGCGCCAGGCCCGGCAGGCTGACGTCCTCGCGCTCGCGTTCCAGCCTGGCCTCCAGCTCGGCCGCCTTGATTTCGGCCTCGCGTTCGGCAAGCGCCTGCTCGATGGCCTGTTTGATGCGGTTGAGCTCCTGCCCGCGCGCCTTGCGTTCCTCGGGGCCGAGCCCCTTCATCGCCTTGAAGGCCTGGGTGAGCCGCCCCTTCTTGCCCAGGAAGCGAACCTTGATCTCCTGCAACGCTTCCAGGCTCGCTGCGGCACGAATTTCGGCCAACGCTTCTTCCAACATGCTGCCTCCCAAGAATTTGGGGCGGCCCCATGCCGCCCCGCGGAAGCCCGGTGGAGCTTCCGCTAGTTGCTAAAAAAGAACCCGCAGGTCCGCATACTGGGCGTAGTATACCGCCGCGGTCCCGCTTTTCGCCAGGGTCTCATGCGCCGCGGTTAGGCTGGGGAGAGGAGGCGAGGCGAATGCGCGCAGGGATTTGGCTGGTGCTCCTGTTCTTGCCGGTGCTGGCCCTCAGCCCCGAAGCGGTGCAGCTTCTGAACGAGGCCCGCGCCCTGGCTGAGGAAGCGCAGGAAACCTACGAGGTCCAGTTTCCCGACAAGCCGCTCTGGGCCCAGGCCATCGCCAAGGCCGAGGCGGCGGCGAAGCTGGAGCCCGACGAACCCGAGGTGTGGCGGGTGCTGGCGCAGATCTACACCACCACGGGCTGGTGGATCCGGGCGGAGAAGGCCTGGAAGCGTTACCTGGCGCTCGCCGGTGAGTCCAATCCCGCGCCGCTCGCCGAGGCGCTGCGGGCGCTGGGCTTTTTGGCCTACCAGCGCGGCGACGTGAAGGCGGCCCTGGACTACTTCGAGCAGGCACTCGTCCTCGAGCCCGAGAGCGAGGAGGCCCTGGCCTGGCTGGGGCGCCTCTACCTGGAGCTGGGCGACGGCATCCGCGCCGCCGAGTACTGGCAGCTCGCGGCCAAGGTGAACCCCAGTCCTCGCAACACCTACTTCGCCGAGCAGGCCGAGAAGATGGCCCAGTACGGCCCCGAGGCGGTGAAGGCCTTTTACCAGGGCTACGCCGCCTGGGAGGCGGGCGACTACCCGACGGCCATCCAGCAGTTCGAGACCGCCGCGGGGCTCGCCCCCGACTGGTCCGAGGCCCACCGCTGGCTCGCCCGCAGCTACATGGACGCGGGCATGCCCGCCAAGGCCATTCCTCACTGGGAGAAGGTGATCGCGCTCGAGGGCAACCCCGCCGACGCCCGCCACTTCCTCAAGCTGGCGCGGGAGGCCGCGGGCGTGGGGCTCTCAGCCGCCGACGCCTTCTTCAAGGGGGTGGCCGCCTACGAGGCGGGACGGCTCGAGGAGGCCGAGCGCTGGTTCGCCCGGGCGGTGGAGGCCGACCCCGAGTACGCCAAGGCCTGGCGCTGGCTGGGCCGCGTGCGCTACGAGCAGGGGCGCTACGCCGAGGCGGTGGAGGCCTACGCCAAGGCGGTGGAGCTCAACCCCGACGACACCTCCGCCCGCTACTTCCTGCGGCTGGCGCGGCAGGCGGCCGGCGAGTAGCGACGAACGCACCAAACCTCCGACGGACGGGGCCGTCGGAGGTGCGGTCTTGCGGCGCCGCGGCTAAGCCTTGATCGACCGCTCGATCTGCTCCACCGCCTGCGGTGGGAGCTCCAGCGCCCGCTGCAGCTCGTCCAGATAGCGGTTTTCCGCGGCGGTGTCCACCTCCACCGCCAGCAGGCTGGCCGCGTAGACCTGCAGCGCCAGCTCGGGTTTGCCGCGCGCCGCCGCCACCATGGGGCCGGTGTCGAGCGGCCCCGCCATCTCGCGGAAAACGAAGTCACGCACTTCGGGGTCCGCCCCCTGCCGGTCGAGCTGGCCGACGATGCGCTCGGCCTCCTGGGGGTCGATGCGCCCGTCGGCCTTGGCGGCGTTGATCATGGCCATCAGCACGACCTGCGCCGCGCTCTCGAGCTCCGCTTCCTCGTCGGGGGTCTCGGGAGCGCGCAGGCCCAGGGGCGCGCGTGCCGGCCGCCGGCCGCCCGTGGTCATGGCCGCCATGGCCAGGCCGCCCAGGAGGCTCATCAGGCCGCCGCCGAGGTCGCGCGGGGAGGCCGAACCGCCGCCGAGCAGCCGGCCGGCCAGGGCCTCGAGCCCCCTGGCGCCGGCGCGGCCGCCGGACCCGCCCAGCAGCTGCCCCAGCATCCCCGCTGCGCCGCCGGAGCCGCCCAGCAGCCCGCCCAGGGCGCCGCTCCCGCCGTCTCCCAGAGCCTGGCCCAGCATCCGCTCGAGCCCGCCGCCCTGCAGCCCCCGTTTCAGTTTTTCCGCGGCCCCGCCCGAGAGCTGGCTCTCGAGCAGGGCGCCCAGTACGTCGCTGAATCCCCCCATGCCGCTCCTTTCTGCCTAAGCAGCCCATTCTACCCGCGGGGTTTTAAAGCGACGTAAAACCCCGTCTTCAGGCCTCGGGCTCGTCGATCTCGGGCGGCAGCAGCAGGTTGACGACCACGCCCACCAGCGCCGCCAGCGCCATCCCGCTGGCCTGCAACGGCACCTCGGCGCCGGCCACGGTGATCGTGCCCAGGTCGGCCACCGCGCCGCCCAGGCCCAGGACCAGGATGAGCGCCACCACGATCATGTTGCGCGAGTGGGTGAAGTCGATCTGCGCCTCCGCGAGGGTGCGGATGCCCACGCTCGCGATCATCCCGAAAAGCAGGATCGAGATCCCGCCCAGCACCCCGACGGGCAGCGTCTGCAGCAGCGCCGCCAGCTTGGGGCTGAACCCCAGCAGGATGGCGAAGACGGCGGCGATGCGCAGGATGGCGGGGTCGTAGACCTTGGTCACCGCGAGGACGCCGGTGTTCTCGGAGTAGGTGGTGTTGGCGGGGCCGCCGATCAGGCCGGCGAGCGCGGTGGCCGCGCCGTCGCCGAGGAGGGTGCGGTGCAGCCCTGGCTTCTTGAAGAAGTCCTGGCCCACCACCCGGCCGTTGGTGAGGATGTCGCCGATGTGCTCCATCACCGTCACGAAGGCCACCGGAGCGATGAGGAAGACCGCGCCCAGCTCGAACCGCGCCCAGGTGAAGGCGGGCAGGCCAATCCAGGCGGCCTCGCGCACCGGGGTGAGGTCGACCGCACCGCTGAAAAGGGCGACGACGTACCCCACCGTCACCCCCACCAGGATGGGCAGCATCTTGAACAGCCCGTGGAAGAAGACCGCGGCGACGATGGCGGCCGCCAGGGTGACGATGGCCAGCAGCCAGCCCTTGGTGGCCATGTCGATGGCCACGGGCGCCAGCGTGAGGCCGATGACGACGATGACCGGCCCGGTGACGACCGGGGGGAAGACCCGGCGCACGCGCTCGGAGCCGATGGCCATGACGAGGAGCGCCATCAGCCCGTAGATCAGCCCCGCGGCGGCGATGCCGCCGCCGATGGCGGCGACCGAGAACCCCGCCTTGCCGGCGGCGACCATGGGCGCGATGAAGGCGAAGCTCGAGCCCAGGAAGACGGGCACCCGTCCCCCGGTAATGAGGTGAAAGAGCAGCGTGCCCGCGCCCGCGCTCACCAGCGCCACCGAGGGGTCGAGGCCGGTGAGCAGCGGCACCAGCACGGTAGCTCCGAACATCGCGACGGTGTGCTGCAGACCCAGGATCCATTGGTTCGGTGCGTGTCGTTCCATACCCTTTCCTCCCGGCAGGGATCAAAAAAACACGCCCCAAAGGGCGTTTGGCGGTTCGTGTCTCCGGCCCTGGGGCGATCCCATACCGGGAGTCCAGTCTACCACACCCCGGCGCGGACCAGCGCGTCTGCGAACCAGCCGGGCGCTCCTTCAGGCCAGCGGCGCTCGGCGAAGCCGCGGGCGAAATCGCCGTAGGTTCCGGCCTCGATCGCCGCGCGCGCCCGTTCCATCAGCCGGTGCAGGTAGCGCAGGTTGTGCAGAGAGAGCAGCCGCAGCCCCAGCAGCTCCTCGGTGCGCACCAGGTGGGTCAGGTAGGCGCGCGAATGGTTGCGACAGGTGTAGCAGTCGCAAGCTGCGTCGATGGGGGCGGGGTCGTCCTTGTGGCGGGCCGAGCCCAGGTTGAGCCGCCCCTCGTCCACCAGGGCGTAGCCGAAGCGGCCGGTGCGGGTGGGGTAGACGCAGTCGAACAGGTCCACGCCCAGGGCCACCCCCGCCACCAGGTCTTCGGGATGGCCCACGCCCATCAGGTAGCGGGGGCGGTCCGCCGGCAGCAGGTCGGTGGAGAGGTCGACCACCGGCACCATCGCCTCTTTGGGTTCGCCCACAGCCAGACCGCCGATGGCGTAGCCGGGGAGGTCGAATCGGATCGTCTCCAGGGTGCTCGTGCGCCGCAGGTCGGGCTCGACGCCGCCCTGGGTGATGCCGAAGAGGGCCTGATCGCTGCGCGTCTTGGCCGCGAGCGAGCGCTCGAGCCAGCGCAGGGTGCGCTCGAGCGAACGCTTGAGGTAGGCGCGCTCCGAGGGGAAGGGCGGGCACTCGTCGAAGGCCATGACGATGTCCGCGCCCAGCTGTTCCTGCACGGCGATGCTGCGCTCCGGCGTGAGCAGGATGCGGTCGCCGTTGAGGTGGCTGGAGAAGGCCACCCCCTCCTCGCTGATCACCCGCCGGTGCCCCAGGCTCATCACCTGGAAGCCTCCGGAGTCGGTGAGCCAGGGGCCGTCGTAGCCGGTGAAGCCGTGTAGCCCCCCGAGCCGCGCGACCCGCTCGGGTCCCGGCCGCAGGAGCAGGTGGTAGGTGTTGGCGAGGACGATGCGGCTGCCGATCTCGACGAGCTCGCGGTTCGAAAGCCCCTTGACCGTGGCCTGGGTGCCCACGGGCATGAAGAGCGGTGTGGGCACCTCGCCGTGGGGGGTGGCGAGCCGACCCGTGCGGGCCTTGCCCTGCTGGTGAAGAACGCGGAACTCGAAAGCCATGGCGTACCTGCCCCACTTTAGGGGGCGGGTCCGGGTTGTGCAACCGGCGCTAGGGCCCGCTGCAGCCGACGCGGTCGTTGCGCGGGACGGCCTTGAGGGTGAGCGGCGGGTCGTCCGGTGGCGGCACCCGCACCGTACGCTCAGCCGTTCGCTTCAGCATCCGCAGGCGCAGCTCCACCGAACCGTCGGCGAGCACCGTGAAGGGGGCGTAAGCGGGCGCGGAGGTGCCGGGCTGGACGTACTCCACCAGCAGCCGCCCCGACCCGGGAAGGCCTCCATCGGGCACCGGGGTGTTGCTGCAGGCGGCGTTGGGTGCGAACCCCACCAGGGCAGTGCGGTACTCCATCAGGACCCAGGTGCCGTCGTTGCGCGGGTCGGAGGGGAGCGCCTGCGCGCTCGTCGGGGCGATGCTGGCGAGGTAGTGGCTGCGGGGGAAGGCGTAGTAGGCGTAGAAGCGGTAGCAGCCTTCGGTGGCCGTCGCACCGCAGGCGGCGCCCGCGGTCCTGGGGGGGAGCACCAGCGCCAGGAAGGGGTCGGTGCCCACGGTCCAGCGGGGGCGTGCCGCCAGGGCGTTGCGCGTGGTCGCGCCCCCGTTGATGCGGACGGTCGTTCCCGGCGGGTAGACGTGCCAGGCCAGCTTCACCTTGGCCGCGACGATTTGTTCGGCGATCTGCGCCTCGTGCAGCAGCTCGTTGCGGGCGCTGATGTTTCCAGTGGCGTCGAAGGTGGAGGAGAAGATGCGGACGAAGACGAGGCCCAGAAAGCCGAGGATCGCCAGGGCGATTAGCACCTCGAGC is a genomic window containing:
- a CDS encoding tellurite resistance TerB family protein — its product is MGGFSDVLGALLESQLSGGAAEKLKRGLQGGGLERMLGQALGDGGSGALGGLLGGSGGAAGMLGQLLGGSGGRAGARGLEALAGRLLGGGSASPRDLGGGLMSLLGGLAMAAMTTGGRRPARAPLGLRAPETPDEEAELESAAQVVLMAMINAAKADGRIDPQEAERIVGQLDRQGADPEVRDFVFREMAGPLDTGPMVAAARGKPELALQVYAASLLAVEVDTAAENRYLDELQRALELPPQAVEQIERSIKA
- a CDS encoding uracil-xanthine permease family protein; amino-acid sequence: MERHAPNQWILGLQHTVAMFGATVLVPLLTGLDPSVALVSAGAGTLLFHLITGGRVPVFLGSSFAFIAPMVAAGKAGFSVAAIGGGIAAAGLIYGLMALLVMAIGSERVRRVFPPVVTGPVIVVIGLTLAPVAIDMATKGWLLAIVTLAAAIVAAVFFHGLFKMLPILVGVTVGYVVALFSGAVDLTPVREAAWIGLPAFTWARFELGAVFLIAPVAFVTVMEHIGDILTNGRVVGQDFFKKPGLHRTLLGDGAATALAGLIGGPANTTYSENTGVLAVTKVYDPAILRIAAVFAILLGFSPKLAALLQTLPVGVLGGISILLFGMIASVGIRTLAEAQIDFTHSRNMIVVALILVLGLGGAVADLGTITVAGAEVPLQASGMALAALVGVVVNLLLPPEIDEPEA
- the tgt gene encoding tRNA guanosine(34) transglycosylase Tgt encodes the protein MAFEFRVLHQQGKARTGRLATPHGEVPTPLFMPVGTQATVKGLSNRELVEIGSRIVLANTYHLLLRPGPERVARLGGLHGFTGYDGPWLTDSGGFQVMSLGHRRVISEEGVAFSSHLNGDRILLTPERSIAVQEQLGADIVMAFDECPPFPSERAYLKRSLERTLRWLERSLAAKTRSDQALFGITQGGVEPDLRRTSTLETIRFDLPGYAIGGLAVGEPKEAMVPVVDLSTDLLPADRPRYLMGVGHPEDLVAGVALGVDLFDCVYPTRTGRFGYALVDEGRLNLGSARHKDDPAPIDAACDCYTCRNHSRAYLTHLVRTEELLGLRLLSLHNLRYLHRLMERARAAIEAGTYGDFARGFAERRWPEGAPGWFADALVRAGVW
- a CDS encoding PulJ/GspJ family protein encodes the protein MSAQRRGFTLLEVLIALAILGFLGLVFVRIFSSTFDATGNISARNELLHEAQIAEQIVAAKVKLAWHVYPPGTTVRINGGATTRNALAARPRWTVGTDPFLALVLPPRTAGAACGATATEGCYRFYAYYAFPRSHYLASIAPTSAQALPSDPRNDGTWVLMEYRTALVGFAPNAACSNTPVPDGGLPGSGRLLVEYVQPGTSAPAYAPFTVLADGSVELRLRMLKRTAERTVRVPPPDDPPLTLKAVPRNDRVGCSGP